The following are encoded in a window of bacterium genomic DNA:
- a CDS encoding T9SS type A sorting domain-containing protein has product MKRLNGFELLSRILLAFQNHLKRVGFAVLLLAHIVANAQVLDTLWTTNSTGIAFSVEEAIATPDGGYLLVGNDHGIPAQAYFYKMNAFGQQEWWRDYGGEESFDYLYDVEICEDGGYIAVGRRFDWPEIPDPSGFIVRTDAFGDTLWTTTFLHDSLRLGFFAIVRIETGWMIGGTMSSRDSQRGGPWLALLGDDGNLIPVYEDYDFTHVQSLWRCVRQEDRIVFSGTRFYDDSMDSTNVFLSAFSLVGAPLWERDFRLSRYSDSHDLTLTPSGFLLTAGIGDQYIWGPRDMWFIKTDFEGNMVWSTTMRGPHSDLIEVTLPDSNDNFVAIGWRGSVGVETMADFFAAGLDSNGDSLWYHAFEFPNRELGGGGAIASDGSYMLFGDQRTRNDESSLGLYTLCAVPHRTDLLNPRVPLRFDVSLSGYPNPFNSLVHIRFELPSIIRTKVALFDIRGRETRLITDGILSAGYHSILLDASTLSSGPYYVRLTAGSVSKVQNLIVVK; this is encoded by the coding sequence ATGAAAAGGTTGAACGGCTTTGAATTACTATCGCGAATCTTACTCGCTTTTCAGAATCATCTGAAGCGGGTGGGGTTCGCGGTTTTGTTGTTAGCACATATCGTTGCTAATGCACAAGTATTGGACACGCTTTGGACAACCAACTCCACTGGCATTGCTTTTTCGGTTGAGGAGGCAATCGCAACGCCTGACGGCGGCTATCTATTGGTTGGGAATGACCATGGGATTCCGGCACAGGCTTATTTCTACAAAATGAATGCCTTTGGCCAACAGGAATGGTGGAGGGATTACGGTGGCGAGGAATCTTTCGACTATTTATATGATGTCGAAATCTGCGAGGATGGCGGATATATTGCCGTAGGGAGACGCTTTGATTGGCCAGAAATACCTGACCCTTCGGGATTTATCGTTCGTACGGATGCTTTCGGGGACACGCTATGGACAACAACATTTCTGCATGATTCCTTAAGGCTCGGATTTTTCGCGATTGTTAGAATAGAAACGGGATGGATGATTGGCGGAACGATGTCCTCGCGGGACAGCCAGCGGGGGGGGCCGTGGCTCGCCTTGCTTGGAGACGACGGCAATCTGATACCTGTTTATGAAGACTATGACTTTACACATGTGCAATCATTGTGGAGGTGTGTGCGGCAGGAAGATCGGATAGTCTTCAGCGGGACACGTTTTTATGACGATTCAATGGACTCCACCAATGTGTTTTTGAGCGCGTTCTCATTAGTCGGTGCGCCGCTCTGGGAGCGCGATTTCCGACTATCGCGTTATTCCGATTCACATGATCTCACATTAACTCCTTCGGGCTTCCTATTGACAGCAGGAATTGGGGACCAATACATTTGGGGGCCACGGGACATGTGGTTTATCAAAACGGATTTTGAAGGAAACATGGTGTGGTCAACCACTATGCGTGGACCACACTCTGATCTTATTGAAGTAACATTGCCTGACAGCAACGACAATTTTGTCGCAATAGGTTGGCGTGGTTCCGTCGGCGTTGAAACAATGGCTGATTTCTTCGCTGCGGGATTAGATTCCAATGGTGACAGCCTGTGGTATCACGCATTTGAATTTCCAAATCGAGAATTAGGGGGGGGGGGGGCAATTGCCTCTGATGGAAGCTATATGTTGTTTGGAGATCAGCGAACACGCAATGATGAATCGTCATTGGGACTTTACACACTTTGCGCGGTACCGCACAGAACAGACTTGTTGAACCCGAGAGTCCCGCTGCGATTTGATGTTTCATTGTCTGGTTATCCTAACCCTTTTAATTCATTAGTTCATATCCGGTTTGAATTACCGTCGATAATTCGAACCAAAGTAGCTCTATTTGATATCAGAGGCCGCGAGACACGATTGATTACTGATGGCATCTTGTCGGCAGGGTATCATTCCATTCTACTAGACGCTTCGACATTGAGTTCAGGGCCGTATTATGTCCGCCTTACGGCTGGCTCAGTTAGCAAGGTTCAGAACCTGATAGTTGTGAAATAG
- a CDS encoding cupin domain-containing protein — translation MKVIPLSSCDEFIAGDQTRLREILHPDKTPLALGYSLAHASLEPGNTSSLHRLSTSEVYYILKGRGNMEIDGQTREVGVGDTIYIAPSSTQRITCLGPEILEFLCIVDPAWRAEDEEIL, via the coding sequence GTGAAAGTTATCCCGTTAAGCTCCTGCGACGAGTTCATCGCCGGGGACCAGACCCGCCTCCGCGAGATTCTGCATCCGGACAAGACCCCCCTTGCCCTCGGCTACTCGCTGGCCCACGCCAGCCTCGAGCCGGGAAACACCTCGTCATTGCACCGATTGTCCACCAGTGAGGTCTATTACATCCTCAAGGGCCGGGGAAACATGGAGATTGACGGCCAAACCCGCGAGGTCGGGGTTGGCGACACCATCTACATCGCTCCCTCTTCAACTCAACGAATCACCTGTTTGGGTCCCGAAATTCTCGAGTTTCTTTGCATAGTTGATCCCGCCTGGCGCGCCGAGGACGAGGAAATTTTGTAA
- a CDS encoding VOC family protein → MHTFCHIELTTTDLEKAANFYREMFGWKVDPMMDNYWMITTNDDPQGVSGGLIKVDNVLDSGAQNYVFVDDVADALKKAVSLGAKVIDEKRPLPHEMGFIGMFELSDGFKLGLFSRK, encoded by the coding sequence ATGCACACATTTTGTCACATCGAACTCACCACCACCGACCTGGAGAAGGCGGCCAACTTCTATCGTGAAATGTTCGGCTGGAAGGTGGATCCCATGATGGATAACTACTGGATGATTACGACCAACGACGATCCGCAAGGTGTCAGCGGTGGACTCATCAAGGTGGACAACGTGCTTGACAGCGGCGCGCAGAACTATGTGTTCGTGGATGACGTGGCCGACGCACTCAAGAAAGCGGTCTCTTTAGGGGCCAAAGTCATAGACGAAAAGCGTCCGTTGCCCCACGAAATGGGCTTCATCGGGATGTTCGAACTCTCCGACGGCTTCAAACTCGGACTCTTCAGCCGCAAGTGA
- a CDS encoding thioredoxin family protein, with product MFRKRTAVWIATAIVCGVVAAVFLYPQKTSAAAIGIGTEAPAFELKNVDGQLVSLAAASGEVGTLVVFTCNHCPFAVAYEDRLIALANEFQPKGISFVAISPNDPKIKPEDGFEAMQKRAQEKNLPYPYLLNEDGTIAKAYGAARTPEAFLLDKDGKVVYTGRIDDNTEVKEVKSHDLRNAMTKLVEGKASEIEPKTTAAFGCTIKFRK from the coding sequence ATGTTTAGAAAGCGCACAGCTGTGTGGATAGCCACGGCCATCGTCTGCGGAGTGGTGGCGGCGGTGTTCTTGTATCCTCAGAAGACTTCGGCGGCAGCCATCGGGATCGGGACGGAGGCGCCTGCTTTTGAATTGAAAAACGTCGATGGGCAATTGGTTAGTCTGGCGGCCGCATCCGGCGAAGTCGGAACACTTGTAGTCTTCACCTGTAATCACTGTCCGTTCGCTGTGGCATATGAAGACAGATTGATTGCCTTAGCCAACGAGTTTCAGCCCAAGGGCATCTCATTTGTTGCCATAAGCCCGAACGACCCCAAGATAAAGCCCGAGGACGGCTTTGAGGCCATGCAAAAGCGGGCACAAGAGAAGAATCTCCCCTATCCGTATTTGCTTAACGAAGATGGGACTATTGCCAAGGCCTATGGAGCGGCAAGAACACCGGAGGCCTTTCTTCTTGACAAGGATGGCAAAGTCGTTTATACAGGCCGCATTGATGACAATACGGAAGTCAAGGAAGTCAAGTCACACGATTTGCGGAACGCCATGACGAAGCTGGTCGAAGGCAAAGCGTCTGAAATTGAGCCCAAAACCACAGCGGCATTCGGCTGTACGATAAAATTTAGAAAGTAA
- a CDS encoding T9SS type A sorting domain-containing protein, giving the protein MQLFLLLLILSPLAAAPWTVGNSGAPGTQSCASSCHGDGAGTVEVHGFPESYYPDSVYLIQLTSTGPTIKNFNASCRLGTTSLNAGVMLGYGMTAAYSVSNETNGVHSLVLDQDTLEFQWIAPAHGTGEVRMYIAAHQGHDTGPNNDLMLIAGEVFVPQPPDTPRNPVPPNGAENVNVIVTLHWDETARADSFLVYFGTTTDPPLVSRQTQIYYEPPELNLNSQYYWRVTATNAQGESMGPLWNFTTTATSESAGPFAGDFLLEPPFPNPFNGTTTLRMELIGNVPITIYIYDVRGRFVETLYSGMSQHGRNEFLWHADGPSGVYFIRANINHTPKIYKALYLK; this is encoded by the coding sequence ATGCAACTGTTCTTGCTTCTCCTCATCCTCTCGCCGTTGGCGGCCGCACCGTGGACCGTGGGTAACTCCGGTGCGCCCGGCACGCAATCGTGCGCGTCATCGTGTCATGGAGACGGGGCAGGAACGGTGGAAGTACACGGGTTCCCTGAGTCTTATTATCCCGATTCCGTCTATTTGATTCAGCTGACAAGCACGGGGCCCACGATCAAGAATTTCAATGCGTCATGCCGGTTGGGGACGACATCGCTGAACGCCGGGGTGATGCTCGGATATGGCATGACCGCCGCATATTCCGTGTCCAATGAGACGAACGGTGTGCACTCGCTGGTCTTGGATCAGGATACGCTCGAGTTTCAGTGGATTGCTCCTGCCCACGGAACGGGAGAAGTTCGCATGTACATTGCGGCGCATCAGGGTCATGACACGGGACCGAATAACGACTTGATGCTGATTGCCGGTGAAGTTTTTGTTCCACAGCCTCCGGATACGCCGCGAAATCCTGTTCCGCCAAACGGCGCGGAGAATGTGAATGTAATTGTCACACTGCATTGGGACGAAACCGCGCGCGCCGATTCGTTTCTTGTTTATTTCGGCACCACGACAGATCCACCGCTTGTTTCGCGGCAGACGCAGATATATTATGAGCCGCCGGAACTTAACTTGAACTCGCAGTATTACTGGCGTGTCACCGCAACCAACGCGCAGGGCGAGAGCATGGGGCCGCTGTGGAACTTCACGACGACGGCGACCTCCGAGAGTGCTGGACCTTTTGCCGGTGACTTCTTGCTTGAGCCGCCGTTCCCGAATCCGTTCAATGGCACAACCACTTTGAGAATGGAGCTCATTGGAAACGTGCCGATCACTATTTATATCTATGACGTCCGGGGACGATTCGTCGAGACACTGTACTCCGGAATGTCGCAGCACGGACGCAACGAATTTCTCTGGCACGCCGATGGCCCGTCGGGAGTTTACTTTATTCGCGCAAACATAAATCACACACCCAAAATTTACAAAGCTCTCTATCTTAAGTAG
- a CDS encoding T9SS type A sorting domain-containing protein encodes MKRFVVLLALMMATVSLATVHTVNVNALSFSPANLTIQQGDTVRWIKPAGGFHNVEESNNNPPVFRSGDPTSSAFTYNFAFAAPLSGTFNYECIVHAASGMVGTVTVEAGGNPPSTPSNPIPNNGATGMPALGFLIWEDEGATGHSVQFGTTNPPPTVNDNFGGMMFPYSGLTPNTQYFWKITAFNEHGETEGPLWSFTTAGPPPQVTGPFPDDDATNVPVTTTLAWEPSSGANGYEVYFGTSEPLQLATTTTQTTFDPPGDLATSTVYLWRVDAFGDAGSTTGQVWSFTTEAGSSAENPAAPQAFQLQAAYPNPFNSNVRIGLTVAQESPTVVRIFDIVGQEVATLVDSKLSAGEYQLEWNAAGNAAGLYFLKCECAGLTQTQKLIYLP; translated from the coding sequence ATGAAAAGATTTGTTGTATTGCTTGCTTTGATGATGGCCACAGTGAGTTTGGCCACCGTGCACACGGTCAACGTCAATGCCTTGTCATTCTCACCGGCCAATCTGACGATTCAGCAGGGAGATACCGTGCGCTGGATTAAACCGGCCGGCGGATTTCACAATGTTGAAGAGTCAAACAATAATCCGCCTGTGTTCCGCAGCGGCGATCCGACGAGCAGTGCCTTTACCTACAATTTCGCCTTTGCGGCTCCGCTGTCCGGTACATTTAACTATGAGTGTATCGTCCACGCGGCCAGCGGCATGGTCGGCACAGTGACCGTTGAAGCGGGCGGTAATCCGCCGTCAACCCCGTCCAATCCGATTCCGAATAACGGAGCGACCGGAATGCCCGCACTCGGATTCTTGATTTGGGAAGACGAGGGCGCGACGGGACATAGCGTGCAATTCGGCACGACGAATCCTCCGCCTACGGTGAATGATAATTTCGGCGGCATGATGTTCCCGTACTCAGGCTTGACGCCGAATACTCAGTACTTCTGGAAAATTACCGCCTTCAATGAACACGGTGAAACGGAGGGGCCGCTTTGGTCGTTTACAACGGCCGGACCGCCGCCGCAAGTGACCGGGCCTTTCCCGGATGACGACGCGACGAATGTTCCCGTGACAACGACCTTGGCGTGGGAGCCGTCGAGCGGCGCCAATGGATATGAAGTCTATTTCGGAACGAGTGAACCGCTTCAATTGGCGACAACAACCACACAAACCACCTTTGACCCGCCGGGTGATCTCGCGACGTCAACAGTTTACCTTTGGCGTGTAGATGCCTTTGGGGATGCAGGTTCAACGACCGGACAGGTGTGGAGTTTTACGACCGAAGCTGGTTCAAGCGCAGAAAACCCCGCCGCTCCGCAAGCATTCCAGTTACAGGCGGCCTATCCGAATCCGTTCAATAGCAACGTGAGAATCGGCCTGACGGTTGCCCAGGAGAGCCCGACTGTCGTGAGAATCTTCGATATCGTCGGACAGGAAGTGGCGACACTTGTTGATTCGAAGCTCAGTGCTGGCGAGTATCAACTCGAATGGAATGCCGCTGGAAACGCCGCGGGACTGTACTTCCTGAAGTGTGAATGCGCAGGTCTCACGCAGACCCAAAAGCTGATTTACCTGCCGTAA
- a CDS encoding T9SS type A sorting domain-containing protein, producing the protein MIRRSIGFLFVFAFSIHSFASPTNRGYSGAPGSLGRCSSSCHGVNGGTVQVTGFPTEYVPDSTYLLTIQAVSGSPIKNFNGSVRVGTGSVTAGQITPGFNTTTYSIAQENNGVRLSVLDRQSANFNWRAPAAGTGTVRLYVAAHQGPRDSGPNTNLTIVSTEAVIPQAPNAPTNPTPIDGAINVSLPLVLGWSAVSEAESYEVFLGTAEPLGTLGTVEANSFPLTTQLSPNTVYLWRVDASNAAGTTEGFLWSFTTESQSAAHDIPAVSSFLLSDAYPNPFNGLVRLNLTLPQTGMALAKVYDINGRETATLVNGSLGAGAHVLEWNAAGSSAGLYFLRLQVNGISENRKLVYLP; encoded by the coding sequence ATGATTCGCCGCAGCATTGGCTTTTTGTTCGTATTTGCATTTTCTATTCATTCCTTCGCGAGTCCAACGAACCGGGGCTACTCAGGTGCTCCGGGTTCGCTGGGAAGGTGCTCGTCAAGCTGTCACGGTGTCAACGGCGGCACAGTGCAGGTGACGGGTTTCCCGACGGAATATGTGCCGGATTCGACCTACTTGCTTACTATTCAAGCCGTGTCCGGTTCTCCGATTAAGAACTTCAACGGCTCGGTCCGCGTCGGGACCGGCTCCGTCACTGCCGGGCAGATTACTCCCGGCTTCAATACAACGACGTATAGTATTGCGCAAGAGAACAATGGTGTGCGGCTGTCTGTGCTCGATAGACAGAGTGCGAATTTTAACTGGCGGGCACCGGCCGCAGGGACGGGAACCGTCAGGCTATACGTAGCCGCACATCAAGGTCCACGGGATTCAGGGCCGAACACGAACCTCACCATTGTCTCGACTGAGGCGGTGATCCCGCAAGCTCCGAACGCTCCGACCAATCCGACACCCATTGACGGGGCAATCAATGTTTCGCTTCCGCTTGTGCTCGGTTGGTCTGCTGTTTCAGAAGCCGAGTCCTATGAGGTCTTTCTTGGAACGGCAGAGCCGCTTGGCACGCTTGGCACTGTTGAGGCCAATTCCTTCCCGCTGACCACTCAGCTTTCACCCAATACCGTCTATTTGTGGCGGGTGGACGCTTCAAATGCGGCGGGAACTACGGAAGGTTTTCTGTGGAGCTTCACGACTGAGTCGCAGTCCGCCGCCCACGACATCCCTGCGGTATCGAGCTTCCTATTGAGCGATGCCTACCCAAATCCGTTCAACGGACTCGTGCGGCTCAATCTCACGCTGCCGCAAACGGGAATGGCATTGGCGAAGGTCTACGATATCAACGGCCGCGAAACGGCAACTCTCGTTAACGGTAGTCTTGGCGCAGGAGCGCATGTTCTGGAGTGGAATGCTGCAGGCAGCTCAGCAGGACTCTACTTCCTGAGACTCCAGGTGAACGGCATTTCTGAAAATAGAAAGCTCGTGTATCTGCCGTAA